The genomic stretch tgcagttataccttCCCATATGGAAATGAGCTATTTATTAGATAAGCACCTTTATACGGGTAAAACCGCATCCATACTAAGCGGATACCATTTTAACTATCCCAGGATGGGTAAAGCAATACAACCTTTGAGTTTAGACAGGGTCTAATGGACCTTTACCCCAAGAGAGCTACGTGTGTGCTCGGAGCGGTACAGAtgtaactatttcagttaaaTGCCACCTCCCCGCACTGAAATCATGATAGCCTATTTGATATATGATATGATAGGATAGCCTGTAAACATCTATTtacagaccaggcctcagtctgcAAGGCTGGTGGTCCGGCACTTTCCACAGCACTAGCTCAAAGTTAGGAAAAAATTAATGACGTCAAGATGACGACAGCAGAAAAACACCGTGGAGATGGCCGGGAATGGAGAGCGGAGAAGGGGACTGGGTACCTCACAAATGCCAGATGgaagagacagacaaagggagacTGGCAATGGGAATGCTAACAGACCTTTAACAACTGCAGCACTAAAGAGCCTCTGTAAGAATGTAGAGAGCAAAGGCAGTTGGCGGTTTCCCCGCCCTTGGACAGATAGTGGGCTGAAATAAATCTACCCAGCATGTGGGCTTTCAGCTGCTGCATTTCGCAGAAGGCTCTCCTTGGCTTCAGCAAAGCTGTTCCCCTGGTTAGAACTGCAACTAAGTGATGAGCTAACTCTCGGGTTGTCCTCAGATGGAAGTTAATAGGGGTGGCCCTTAAAGGAGGGAGGGAATTACTGTACCCAAATACCAGGTCAGAACAAGGAAAGGGGAACATCCCATTCCAGCAGGAGTGCCACGGGGCTGGTTACGACTGGACCCAACGTGATGGGGAAGTACTTGCTGCCAGAAGGGCCCAGTGGCTCAGCATGGGTGTTTGCTGGGGTAGGGTCCCACAGGGGTAACTAATGATCTTAGAGCCAGAGGTGCCAACGATCCTGGAAAGGTGGATCCGCAGGGGCAGTAAAAAGGGACAATCACAAGGCTCACCGGCTCGGGGGAGTTGGGTTAGCAAACAGCTTGCACCCAGATTTCTGTGATCCCCCCTGTGCATTCTGTGCATTCAGGTGTGTGCTCTGCAGGGTTGGGTCTGTTGGATCCCAGTTCTTAGCCTGCACTGGCCAGATGGGACTTGTGTGGGATCTGGAcatcttccccatcccccactgctctgcaagtgtccctccctcccctctccattCAAGAGCCTTTGCAAACCCCACACCAAGGAAACTCCCTTCCTTTCAGATAAACCCAGCAGCAGAAAGGAGCATTATTAGATGTCACCACACCCAGCGTTGTTCTTCCATTGAGCACCTGGGCTTCATATCTTGCCCTGCAGGGGAATACACTCAGCAAGTTACCTGCTCGGTGCCAGCCAAAGTTCATTGTTTTGGTAGCCGGCCGCGAGGCCATCCACAGGGAAAACAGGCTGATCATCATGCTGGCGAAGTCCGTCAGCAGGTGGGCTGCGTCTGTCATGATGGCCAGGCTGTGGGACAGGTATCCCCCTGAAGTCGTGGAGGAGAAAGAATGAGTCAGTGAAAGGATGGAAGCCCCCAGGAGCATCAATGCTGCCCCTATGCCCGTCACAGACAGGGCACGCGACCAGTGCCGAGGAAACCCTGAAGAAAGATCAGAGTCCATGTGATGGCGGGCTCCTGAGACCAGAGGGGCTCCTGGTTATAACCGGAGCCTGCTGCAAAATACTCATCTGGGTTTTCATTGTGTCTGCCACTTTAACCCAGGGCCCCTATGGCAGTTTTTGCCACCAGTTTCAATGGGCTTAAGATCAGGGCCCTAAGGTTTGATCCTACCAAGTGCCCACCTTGCGGGACGAAGCCCTTACCCAGATACACAATTATATTTTTGGGATTAGCTGTTTGAACAATGAAACTACTTCTAGGGCAGACcgtggcagctgtttaatagcCACACATAACAGtttagggaggaggtggagaaaaaTCTCTTGTCCAATCTAGCTGTTCCAGCatcttggctcttaccagccaaGGAAGCCATACAACATAGGCTACTTTGGCGTCTTACCTATGACTTCTCCCGTCATGAAGACCAGGCAGATCACAGATGCGATGTAGAGTTTCCTTCGAGCCCGCTGCTTTTCGGAATCGTAGTGGCTGCCAGCAGCCCAGTTGGAATGACAATGCTGGTTCCCCGGGAGGCCCAGCTCGATGGAGGACGTGTCTGGAATGTACTTGAGCATGGAATTATGAAAGTTCTTCTCGGAGATGCTCAGATAGGACCTGAATGACAGAGAGTCACCGTTACTGACCACTCTTGGGAACTGCTGGCTGAGAAACTCGGGGAGAGGGTCTGAAAGGGGGAAGGAGATTTccaattgaaattaaaatgatGCCCCTTTGTGCCCAAggcccttcccttcccaccccccaaaggAAATGTGCCCCAGGGTTTTCAAGAGAAGCTAGggatttttgggtgcccaccttGAGACGCCCAATTCTCAGATAGTGCTGGAGCACTCACCCTCTGAAAGCCAGACCCCTTGGTGGCATCTCATTCTGGGCACCCTAAAAATCAACAGTCACTCATGAAAGCCCTGGGCCAAGTCTAGCTAGTCTCCCCTGCTTGAAAACTCCCCTCCATCCAGGAAGGACTGGAAGCTCTAAAGCAGGAGGTTCCCTACCCCTTCCTTCTTCCACCCGTCACTCATTCCCTGCCAGGCAAGCCCTCCTTTTCCCCCCCCTTAACACTAAAGGAACCACAGTTATTCCAGCTGTAGCCCCCATTTCCAAGTTCCTCCCAATAAGGGCAGCAGATGGAGACAGTGGATTGGTTTGGTCCCCCAGACTAAATTACTGGGGAGCCCTTCTGTGCCAGAGACACCCTCGCCCCCCAGAAGGGCAGAGACACACCGGGCAGAGAGACACCAGAGCCAGGGAACCTGTTCAGTCAGAAGCAGGTGCCCTGGAACCCAGATCCTCAAACCTAGGTAAGTACATAATGCCCATTGGCACTGatgggagctgggcacctaaatacctttggggagctgggcctggcagcctggaatgggggagaggaggctgcagccaggctgggctctctCCCTGGGGTCCCACAGTGCAGGGGGGAGACAGGCCAGcttggggagctgcagagctgggctgggggaagcaCTGGGATCCCCTGCAAGAGATGGGGGAGACACAGGGGACAGAGTAGGGGGAGGGTGCTATGGGGGAAGGAAAGCGGGACTGGGGTTTGTTACTGGGAGGAGGCTCAGAAGGGAGGGGGGGTTACACGATTGCCCCATGGAGGGGGTAACTGAAGGGGGAGAAATCGCCTCTCACCTGGCTCCGGGCTCCTCCAACAGGTGCCGCTTCTCCTCCCCGTCCCCTTGCGCCATCCTCACCTGCCGGGGCGCGCTCGGCTCTGGCTCTCCGCGAgggtccccctgctccagccacccccccGGGCTCGCAGCTGCCTCTTTATCTGGCCCCGGCCGCGGCCCGTGTGAAGCGCCGGGGACTCGTGTGCAAAGGGCCCGGCGGGGGCGGCGAGCTCCGGCCAGGCCGGCTGCAAACTTTGCAGAGCTGCCTCCCTCCCCGGGGGCCGGGCACCCCGGCAGCCCGCCCGGCGGGGAGCCGAGAGAACCCCCGGCTGGCCACTCCCGTGCGCTCCGCGGGGCGCATTGCGCCTGGAGAAGCTGCGCGCCTCCCCCCGGGGCAGCGAGGGGCTTCACCCCGCcgggcccagccctgcctgggggagggggtctggccATGCACCCCTTTGGCATGCTCCAGCCCCGAGTCGCCCCCTTCCCGCCGTGCCAGTCCCCCCTCCCGGTGTGAGCCATGGGTCCAGCTGCCGCCGCCCACCCGCCCCCCGCTGGAGCCTGGCTCACTCCACGGAGCAACTGAGAACTAGACCCGCAGCAGGAATGCGAAGCTAGCTGATCCCGCAGCTCCATCCTGCCCTGAGCCGGTCACCTGTCCTGGCATCGGGGCGCCCGGGCAGCAAGACTGCCATGGGGCAAACTGGAAACCTCCGGCCACATAGAACTCAAGGAGCGTAGCAAACTCCCGAGCCACGTGTGAAACATCTGCGATCCCGCCCCAGTGCTGtagcccccttccccacaccttcgcccccagtgccaggAGGAAAAAGGAATGGGAAGTCTTGACTGAGTTAGACCttggagcagttttaatgcataTCTGCTTTTAAATCGATTTCGTTGAACCAGTGCAAATCCCTGTGTGAACCCTCTTAAACTGGTTTCGAACCTGGTTCCTTTAATTGAAGTGATTTAAATTAAGGTGATTTGAATTTAATTTAAAGATTGTTTAAATTAAGGTGGTTAGACTTTAAACTAAGGGGGTTAGAGTTTAAACCTGGCTCGAATTTGAATTGGTTTAAATCCATTCAATAGCGTCCACATGGGTTTCACTAAATCAGTTTAACAGCATatctttagttaaactggtgacACTTTTAATAGAGACAATCCTAACAGAAACAGTGGTAGGGCTTTTGGGATATTCATGTAGCCATCCAATGTAGCTTGTGTTTGAAAtgcactgatcctgcaaaaacgTATGCATGGAAGTAACATCTGTTGAGTTCAATAGGACCAACTCACCTGCATAAAATGATTTGTGTCTATAAGCTTTGCAGGATAGGGCCCCGGATTGTAAACTCTGGAGCACAGATCCCCTTTCCTCTCTCAACTGTACAGATGCTGCTCAATAAATAAGTGATCTCCTCTAATGTAACTTGGGGATGCACCAAGTGCTGTTTTTAATCTCCCTCTACGTCAAGCTCTTTGGGTCTGTTTACTGGAGGACCATGGTCTAAGAATTGTTCACACagctgcacagtcaacctggggaactccttgccagaggatgttgtgaaggccaagactgtagaagggttcaaaaaagaactagataagttcatggaggatagatccatccaGAGCTGTCCCATCCATAGGGCAGACTGGGGCAACCGTGCCAGTTCCCACGCTTTGTGGGGCCCGGCGCTTCAGGAagacatggggggggggcagggcagcccaGGGGACTAGCAGGAGGCCTGGCGCcagcagcaggggtcaggcctgcaccccgcacccaccCCCCGGGTTCGGGTTCGGCTCAGTCTCTATGGCAGCAGCAAGGAGCGAGCCCTCCccagctggctcctctctgcccagtTCCCAGAGTTGCctgctgccgcagggtcctagtgccccccaagcactagtgccagggcaggct from Eretmochelys imbricata isolate rEreImb1 chromosome 19, rEreImb1.hap1, whole genome shotgun sequence encodes the following:
- the SLC30A2 gene encoding LOW QUALITY PROTEIN: proton-coupled zinc antiporter SLC30A2 (The sequence of the model RefSeq protein was modified relative to this genomic sequence to represent the inferred CDS: inserted 1 base in 1 codon) codes for the protein MVLHPSLPRGEARSFSRRNAPRGAHGSGQPGVLSAPRRAGCRGARPPGREAALQSLQPAWPELAAPAGPFAHESPALHTGRGRGQIKRQLRARGXWLEQGDPRGEPEPSAPRQVRMAQGDGEEKRHLLEEPGARSYLSISEKNFHNSMLKYIPDTSSIELGLPGNQHCHSNWAAGSHYDSEKQRARRKLYIASVICLVFMTGEVIGGYLSHSLAIMTDAAHLLTDFASMMISLFSLWMASRPATKTMNFGWHRAEILGALVSVLSIWVVTGVLVYLAVERLLSNNYEIEGDAMLITSACAVVVNIIMGVALHQSGHGHSHHGHSHRGHSKQGNTSVQAAFIHVVGDLLQSVGVLVAAYIIYFKPEYKYVDPICTFLFSILVLGTTLTILRDVVLVLMEGTPKGVDFNNVKEILLSINGVKALHSLHIWALTVSHPVLSVHIAINENTDAQTILKEASSQLQGAFNFHTTTIQIENYSEDMRDCRECQSPSD